The genomic DNA ATTCCCGGAGAATCTCCTCCAGAAGTCAAAACGGCTAGTTTTTTTATTGCTTTTCCCATCAAAAATTATTATTTACGTGTAAAATTAATAAACAAAACGCACATATCTATAAGCATTTATCTTATTTTAATTGCAGTTACCAAACTATAACGTTTTAGTTAATAAAAAAATACGATTTGCTACGAAAACAGTTATAAATAAAGCAAAAAAACAGTAATTTATTTTTGAGTAGAGGGTTTTACTGTAATAAAATCCGGTAATGCATTAGCATCTATTTCTTGAGTTTTTTCTTCTGGGATTTTCTCTTCTTTTTCAGGTTTTTTAAAGAACTTTTGAAGTAATTCTTTAAAGGTATCAAAATCGACACTATATGAAAGTCCTATTCCTTGTGTGTATCCTATGTCTTCACCAAAATTTCTAATACTATTTTCTCTATTAAATACTTTCGCTGTTAGGGTACCTTCTTCATTTAAAAGAAAATCAATTTCTACATCTCCAGCAATAACAGTTTCGGTAGCTCCTGCCCCACCAACAGGGACTCCTACTTTTCCATTTATAAGTACACGGTCACTAATTTGTGTTTGTATGGTGGCAACAACTCTATTATCTGTTTGATAATCTGGTCGGTTTTGACCAGCTTCATAATTGACGCCCAGATTAAGTTTACTATCACCATTTCCAAAAATACCACTAATAATACCATTAAGTCGCTCTGCTATGGTTCCTGAGAAATTCAATTCATTTAATCCTCTGGAGAATGACCCTGTGGATATTAAATACAGGGCTTGGTTTTGTTTATCGTCTGCAGATTCTAATCGATATTGAAGCTCTGATTTAATTGTTGAGTTTACATTAGGAAATTCAAAACTAAAATCCGGATCTGGTTTTTCTAAATTACCTTTTAAGCTAATATTTAATTCAACAGGAATGCTTCTATTAATTGGATTATCTAATAGTGGCGAAGGGTTAGCTTGTGTTTTGTAAATAGCATTCATATCCATTATAGCGTTTAATGGATCGCCATTCCATGCCAACGTTCCACCAGGTTGTACAATAAATTCTTTTTGAATTAATCCGCCATAAGCAAAATTATATACGCCTTCAAATACAGAGAAATCCCCCCACATATTAAATTTACCATTCGTATTAATTTCGACTAATAAACCACCTCTACCGCGCCCTTTTAATGAATGTCCTGTGTTTTTATCAATAATAATCTCTACTTCGGCTTCTTCTGTAAGGTCTAAATCGAAATCTAACTCCAATCCTTTAATTTCATTAAAAACAACTTCTTCTCCTTTTTTTCTAGCCTCTTTTTCATCTTTTGTTATAAAATGAATAAAAGAATTATCTCCAAAAGACTCAGCATCACTAAGTGGTATTTTAAATACTGTTCCGCGTTTGGTTGCTCCTACTACATCTATAACTAATTCTTCTGTAGGTCCAACAATACTTGCTCTACCTCCTACAAAACCAGTACCGTAATACAGAGCATCTTCTGTTTCTTTAGTATCTAGCACCAACAATCGGGGTGTTTTGAGGTTTAAACCTAAACTCCACTTAGAAAAATTTACATGATTTAACGAACCGTTAAGTTCTCCTTTTGAATTAAATTTAGTATCTCTTATTTGAATCTTATTAAAAATGAAACTCTGATTTTTTAAAGTCACTGACGCATTACGCTTAAAATCATAATCTACGTTAAGATATGGAATACCAAGCCCTGCATCGTTTAAGGTTAGATCTCCATTAATATCTGGATGCTTAAGCCTACCTATTACGTTTACATCTCCAGAAACTTTTCCTCGTATATTAGTTAAAACACCATCCAATAATGGATTTAAAGGCACTAAATTAAAGTCGTCAAAGTTTAAATCTGCGTCTATTTTTGCATCGTCTCCTAAAACACTTATGTCACCTTTTGCACTAAATGATCTTGAAGTATCATTTTTAATTGTAACATCCAACTTATAATTCGTAAGTGTTTTGTTACCTGTAATGGCTGCATCAAAAGAACCTAATAGAAAATCATTAACCTTAAAGTCATCAATGATAACAGAAGAGTTTGGTAAATAATTGCCATTTTTTTGAAGTATATCTAATTTTCCATTTACATTACCTGCTAATGACAAACTATCTATATCTGGAGTTATTTTAGCTAAATCAACATTTTTAAAGCTTAGCTTCAAATCTTTTTCTGTAGAATCTCTTAGAATACCGGAAAGTTTAATCTCTTCATTATTATGGTTAATTCTGAGTCTATCAATATCGAACTTAGTAAAGCCTTTATTGAATGCTATTTTATTAAATCTATCTTTATTCTCATTAATAAACCACTTATTGTTTTTAATGGTGACATCAGATTTTTTAAAGCCTATAACGGATTCTTTTTCTTCATTAATAGTATGATAAAAACTTAAATTATAGCTATCATTATTTCGTTTACCTCCTTTAAACTCAGAACGCATAAACAAAGTATCATTAACGGTTACATTAATTAAATTGAATTTAGAAACATTATAATGCTTTGTTTTTAAACTATCTACTTCTATATAGGTATTGAAAAGCGGATTACTATTATCAACTTGCAATTCAATATGACTAGCAAAATTATCCAGCAATCTGATTTTTGGAGATTTAAACGTAAGTTTAAAGTTTTTTTCGTCGCTTTCAACCCTACCACGTATAAAGGTGTTTTTACCAAGTTCGATTTCTGGATACACGACTTCAATAATCTTATTATAAATTTTGAAATTAAAATCGATACTTTGATTTGTTGCCACTTCATGCGGTTCATAATTGGTGTAAATATGTCCTAATGAATTTTCGAATAGCTTCCTTAAATCTTTAAATACAAAACGCCCTTTTAAATCACCTTCAATAATGTCTGGTGAATTAAATTCTATAAATCTCGTGGCTCCTTCAAATCGAGAAAGTACATCTAACTTATTAAAGTAATAATTATCATTCTGATTTTTATAAGATGTATTCCTAAACGAGATTTTCCCATATGCATCATCATAATTACTGGCATTCATATTCATTCTTACACGACTTCTAAATATGGAAAGACTATCTTTTTTCACAAAGTTTAGTGCTTTTAAATTCGCATAATCAACATTAGCCTCAAAATCATACTTCTTAATAACTTCAGAAAAATCCACAAGTCCGGCAAAACTCATTTTTAAGTTTTTATCGTTTACTGTCAGGTTTCCATCAAAAATTTTGTTTCTAACATTTCCAGCAACCTTTACCCCTTTATAGTTGTAATTGTTATAATCAACATCAAAAACATCTCCTTTTACCTGTGTATTAACATTCTCTGCGATAAACCCTTTACCGTTTACATCAAAATTTAGAGACGCATTTCCAACTGCCGGATCATTAAGAAATGTACCAAAATCAAATTCTTCAAAAATGATATTTCCTTTATAGGAAGCGTTATCGATGTCATTAATTTTTGTTATTTCTAAATTAGAGTCAACAAAACCTAATTCGGTCACTATTTCTATATCTGCAATAACCGTAGAACTTGTTACTTGAGAGTTTCCTACTATAATAAACATGCCAAGTCTATTAAACGACGAGGGTATGGCGTCTCCTAGAACGTTTGGCAATAGCCCTTTTAAATCTCTATATGTAGAAGAAAGGTTTCGAAAATACCCGTTCATATAAAAATTGTCATTTTCTTTATTAAACAAATTTTTGAAATTGATGTCTCCATAAACCCTAGTATTCCTACTGGTATTCAATTTTAAATTTGTTGTTTGCAGGTCGTTTAAAGTACCTGATAAATTGACACTAAACTTGGCAGATTGATTGGCGCCAAATTCATTGTAGAATGTATTAAGTTCATCTAATTGAACATTAGAGTCTTTAAAACTTGCAGAAACCAAAACTTTATCTGTAAAGAATTGCAGATCTTTTCTATCATAAGAAAACTTTAAATCTCCATTTAAAACAGACTTAGGTGTTTTTATTTGAAGATTTGCAAACGTCATATCTTTTAATGTATATGCAAAATCTGTCATTAAATTTTCCATAACCAAGCCTCGGCTATCAATAAGAGACAACGTATTAATTCTAGCACTTACATCACTTCCTTTAATTAAAAAATTGGTTGCATTAATGTTTAGGTTATTAAAATGAAGCACATTTGTGGTTTCTCTATTTTCATCAGATAGATTAAAAATACCGTTATAAATAGAAACATCGCTAGAGGATAGTAGAAAACTTCCATCTCCTTTTGTTGGGTTGTCTCCTTCTAGCTTAGCAACAAAAATATCTAGATTGGTATCTCTTGAACCTTCATAGGTTTTAATATTAAAAACCAAACCTATAATGTCTATATCTCCGAATTCTAATTTACCATTAGATAAATTCCCATAATTTAAAATAGACGTATTTAATTCGGTGATGTTTATAAGCGTATCTTTCTTATAATCTTCTATGTAAATATTTTTTAGTTCAACATCGCCATTAAACTGTAAACCAATCTTATCGATGTTTATATTCGTACCAAAATCATTGTTGATTCTTTTCGTAGCATAATTCCCCAAACTGGTTTGAATTGCGGGTATAGAAAGCACAAGCACCAAAATGATGAAAAGCAGCAAAATAATGCCCACTATTTTTAATACTATTTTAAAGAGTTTTTTGATACTTTTTTTAATTATAATTTAAATTAAGAATATCCTATTTTTGCACTTACGAATAAAAACTATAGGTTAGATTTTTATTTTGTTTCAAAATTAACAATTATTGTGCCTAATATTTACTAATGTCCTCACAAAATATTTACATTCTGGGAATTGAGTCATCATGCGATGATACAGCTGCAG from Flavivirga abyssicola includes the following:
- a CDS encoding translocation/assembly module TamB domain-containing protein; this translates as MLLFIILVLVLSIPAIQTSLGNYATKRINNDFGTNINIDKIGLQFNGDVELKNIYIEDYKKDTLINITELNTSILNYGNLSNGKLEFGDIDIIGLVFNIKTYEGSRDTNLDIFVAKLEGDNPTKGDGSFLLSSSDVSIYNGIFNLSDENRETTNVLHFNNLNINATNFLIKGSDVSARINTLSLIDSRGLVMENLMTDFAYTLKDMTFANLQIKTPKSVLNGDLKFSYDRKDLQFFTDKVLVSASFKDSNVQLDELNTFYNEFGANQSAKFSVNLSGTLNDLQTTNLKLNTSRNTRVYGDINFKNLFNKENDNFYMNGYFRNLSSTYRDLKGLLPNVLGDAIPSSFNRLGMFIIVGNSQVTSSTVIADIEIVTELGFVDSNLEITKINDIDNASYKGNIIFEEFDFGTFLNDPAVGNASLNFDVNGKGFIAENVNTQVKGDVFDVDYNNYNYKGVKVAGNVRNKIFDGNLTVNDKNLKMSFAGLVDFSEVIKKYDFEANVDYANLKALNFVKKDSLSIFRSRVRMNMNASNYDDAYGKISFRNTSYKNQNDNYYFNKLDVLSRFEGATRFIEFNSPDIIEGDLKGRFVFKDLRKLFENSLGHIYTNYEPHEVATNQSIDFNFKIYNKIIEVVYPEIELGKNTFIRGRVESDEKNFKLTFKSPKIRLLDNFASHIELQVDNSNPLFNTYIEVDSLKTKHYNVSKFNLINVTVNDTLFMRSEFKGGKRNNDSYNLSFYHTINEEKESVIGFKKSDVTIKNNKWFINENKDRFNKIAFNKGFTKFDIDRLRINHNNEEIKLSGILRDSTEKDLKLSFKNVDLAKITPDIDSLSLAGNVNGKLDILQKNGNYLPNSSVIIDDFKVNDFLLGSFDAAITGNKTLTNYKLDVTIKNDTSRSFSAKGDISVLGDDAKIDADLNFDDFNLVPLNPLLDGVLTNIRGKVSGDVNVIGRLKHPDINGDLTLNDAGLGIPYLNVDYDFKRNASVTLKNQSFIFNKIQIRDTKFNSKGELNGSLNHVNFSKWSLGLNLKTPRLLVLDTKETEDALYYGTGFVGGRASIVGPTEELVIDVVGATKRGTVFKIPLSDAESFGDNSFIHFITKDEKEARKKGEEVVFNEIKGLELDFDLDLTEEAEVEIIIDKNTGHSLKGRGRGGLLVEINTNGKFNMWGDFSVFEGVYNFAYGGLIQKEFIVQPGGTLAWNGDPLNAIMDMNAIYKTQANPSPLLDNPINRSIPVELNISLKGNLEKPDPDFSFEFPNVNSTIKSELQYRLESADDKQNQALYLISTGSFSRGLNELNFSGTIAERLNGIISGIFGNGDSKLNLGVNYEAGQNRPDYQTDNRVVATIQTQISDRVLINGKVGVPVGGAGATETVIAGDVEIDFLLNEEGTLTAKVFNRENSIRNFGEDIGYTQGIGLSYSVDFDTFKELLQKFFKKPEKEEKIPEEKTQEIDANALPDFITVKPSTQK